A genomic window from Bdellovibrio sp. SKB1291214 includes:
- the pstA gene encoding phosphate ABC transporter permease PstA yields the protein MESRQDLLSNIKRRQMWDFFFALAGLMALLFALITLLALIVDLAMTGVPRIDFAFFANFPSRFPEKAGILSAWVGSFCIMLTTAFCAIPLGVAAGVYLEEYAKKNWISALIELNIVNLAGIPSITYGLMALGLFVYKLKLGQSILTAGLTLGLLVLPIIIVTTREAIRSIPNIIREASYAMGASKWQTIRYHILPYSSGGILTGVIISLSRAIGETAPLITIGALTFIAFLPTSPVDAHLPYLNFKWLMDPFTVMPIQMFNWLSRPQAAFHTNAAATGIVLLLMTLIMNGGAIWLRSRFRKKMKW from the coding sequence ATGGAATCAAGACAAGACCTTCTTTCCAATATTAAGCGTCGCCAGATGTGGGATTTCTTTTTTGCATTAGCGGGTCTGATGGCTTTGTTATTTGCTTTAATTACGTTGCTTGCTTTGATCGTAGATCTTGCGATGACGGGCGTCCCTCGTATTGATTTTGCGTTTTTTGCAAACTTTCCGTCGCGATTCCCTGAAAAAGCCGGGATCTTATCAGCGTGGGTTGGTTCTTTCTGTATTATGCTAACGACAGCGTTTTGTGCAATTCCACTGGGCGTTGCCGCAGGTGTTTACCTCGAGGAATACGCTAAGAAAAACTGGATCTCTGCATTGATTGAGCTGAATATTGTGAACCTGGCGGGAATTCCTTCTATCACTTATGGTCTTATGGCCTTAGGGCTTTTCGTTTATAAACTAAAATTAGGTCAAAGTATTTTGACTGCGGGTTTGACCCTAGGATTGTTGGTTCTGCCAATCATCATCGTGACCACTCGAGAAGCCATCCGCTCTATTCCAAATATCATTCGTGAAGCAAGCTATGCGATGGGTGCTAGTAAATGGCAGACAATTCGTTACCACATCTTGCCGTACTCATCAGGTGGTATTTTGACGGGAGTGATTATCTCTTTGTCCCGTGCTATCGGGGAGACAGCTCCCTTGATCACAATCGGAGCGTTGACGTTTATTGCATTTCTTCCGACGTCTCCCGTGGATGCGCATCTGCCTTATCTGAATTTTAAATGGCTAATGGACCCATTCACGGTCATGCCGATCCAAATGTTTAACTGGTTATCTCGTCCTCAGGCAGCTTTCCATACCAATGCTGCAGCAACAGGTATCGTGTTGCTTTTGATGACATTGATTATGAATGGCGGAGCCATCTGGCTTCGTTCTCGCTTCCGTAAAAAGATGAAGTGGTAA
- the pstC gene encoding phosphate ABC transporter permease subunit PstC, with amino-acid sequence MRRLKERLIEGALFLAAASSVFVTLGIVGILVTESIPFFEHVSFWDFITDREWTPLFENAHYGILPLLCGTFLTTIIALLVAIPLGTVAAAFLSEYVRPNVREVMKPILELLAAVPTVVYGYFALLFVTPLLQKVFPSMGGFNVLSAGLVMGVMIIPYISSLSEDAMRSVPSHLREASFAVGASRMQTAFRVVIPAAFSGITSAYILGISRALGETMVVAIAAGMQPNLTLNPLEPSATITAFIVQVSLGDLPHGSIGYQSIYVAGLSLLCLTLCFNVIGLWLRKKFQEKE; translated from the coding sequence ATGCGTCGTTTGAAGGAACGTCTTATTGAAGGCGCTTTATTCTTGGCGGCTGCGAGTTCGGTATTTGTAACTTTAGGTATCGTCGGAATTCTTGTTACCGAAAGTATTCCATTCTTTGAACATGTGAGCTTTTGGGATTTTATCACCGATCGTGAGTGGACTCCCTTATTTGAGAATGCTCACTATGGTATCTTGCCCCTTCTTTGTGGAACGTTCTTAACAACGATCATTGCTTTGCTTGTGGCGATTCCACTGGGAACTGTGGCAGCAGCTTTCCTCAGTGAATATGTGCGCCCCAATGTTCGCGAAGTCATGAAACCGATCCTTGAGCTGTTGGCAGCTGTGCCAACGGTCGTCTACGGTTACTTTGCACTGTTATTTGTGACTCCGCTTTTGCAAAAAGTTTTTCCTTCCATGGGAGGCTTTAACGTTTTGAGCGCGGGACTGGTGATGGGGGTGATGATCATCCCATACATCAGCTCTTTAAGTGAAGATGCTATGCGCTCGGTACCAAGCCACTTGCGCGAGGCTTCGTTTGCGGTGGGTGCTTCTCGTATGCAAACTGCTTTCCGCGTGGTTATCCCGGCAGCATTTTCAGGTATCACTTCAGCCTATATTTTGGGAATTTCGCGCGCACTGGGTGAGACGATGGTTGTGGCGATTGCAGCCGGCATGCAACCCAATTTAACTTTGAATCCTTTGGAGCCGTCGGCCACGATCACAGCCTTTATCGTCCAGGTGAGCCTTGGAGATCTTCCACATGGCTCCATCGGTTATCAATCGATCTATGTCGCGGGTTTAAGTCTTTTGTGCTTAACTTTGTGTTTCAATGTGATCGGTTTGTGGCTTCGTAAAAAATTTCAGGAGAAGGAATAG
- a CDS encoding PstS family phosphate ABC transporter substrate-binding protein, translated as MLIFAASFVGKRVYAQVPVIRIDGSSTVFPITEAMAEEYQTSKRGKVRVTVGISGTGGGFKKFCRGETDVQNASRPIQSGELEKCKSKNVRFIELPIAYDATAIIVSPKNTWLKSITVKELKKMWEPTAQGKIMLWSDVNPAWPKEKMKLFGAGSDSGTFDYFTEAIVGKAKSSRGDYTASEDDNTLVTGVANDQNAIGYIPLAYAEENNTKLRIVPVVGGEKAPKKNEAVTPTKATVESGEYFPLSRPVFIYLNEKSLAKAEVLEFANFFLQKSPSIVPEVKYVALPAAAYTTGLEHIKMKKVGTVFGGHSEIGIKIDDLMKRESAQ; from the coding sequence ATGCTTATTTTTGCAGCATCATTTGTGGGGAAGCGTGTGTACGCTCAAGTTCCTGTGATTCGTATTGATGGATCCAGCACAGTTTTCCCAATCACTGAGGCTATGGCCGAAGAATATCAAACTTCCAAGCGCGGCAAAGTTCGTGTGACAGTTGGCATTTCTGGAACGGGTGGAGGCTTTAAAAAGTTCTGCCGTGGCGAAACAGATGTCCAAAATGCTTCTCGTCCGATTCAATCCGGTGAACTTGAAAAGTGTAAATCTAAAAATGTTCGCTTCATTGAACTTCCCATTGCTTACGATGCAACAGCTATTATCGTAAGTCCAAAAAACACGTGGTTAAAATCGATCACTGTTAAAGAACTAAAAAAAATGTGGGAACCCACTGCCCAGGGTAAGATTATGCTTTGGTCTGACGTGAATCCCGCATGGCCCAAAGAGAAAATGAAACTATTTGGAGCGGGTTCCGATTCAGGGACGTTTGATTACTTCACGGAAGCCATCGTGGGTAAGGCAAAATCTTCCCGTGGCGATTATACAGCCAGCGAAGACGACAATACATTGGTAACCGGTGTAGCGAACGATCAAAATGCAATTGGATATATCCCATTGGCTTATGCAGAGGAAAATAACACCAAGCTTCGCATCGTTCCGGTGGTTGGGGGTGAAAAGGCTCCCAAGAAAAACGAAGCGGTAACTCCAACAAAAGCGACTGTTGAAAGTGGGGAGTACTTTCCCTTGTCGCGCCCGGTGTTTATTTATTTGAACGAAAAATCTTTGGCAAAAGCTGAAGTTTTAGAGTTTGCGAATTTCTTTCTTCAAAAATCTCCAAGCATTGTTCCTGAAGTAAAGTACGTAGCCCTTCCCGCGGCGGCTTACACAACTGGATTGGAACACATCAAGATGAAAAAAGTGGGCACCGTATTTGGTGGCCATTCTGAAATCGGCATCAAGATTGATGACCTGATGAAGCGCGAAAGCGCTCAGTAA
- a CDS encoding PAS domain-containing sensor histidine kinase has product MAEEKLKNQKTLVEQVFEFLPSAVYLFDIEAGTMAWFNENVASRFGWTQEQLRAMGQDYWATVMHPDDLSTLAKSRDYVVSKMADGEVLHFEYRFKDAWGQYHWIDDRITVFKRDEKGKPVSVVGIAAVVDDQKAHETRLSQTLEKLNLSLSAAKMATFEYDPEIPEGVWDKRMFELHGEEPNDDPLETFRRRVLPEDREPSSTQFMEAYRSNNPEIYIRYRVRHDDGSIHHVNCYGRRQETSTGSRFYGVAWDSTREIQTEAQIEETKAKMVSAAKMAALGEMSGGIAHEINNPLTVIQARSFQLTQMVEQGKIDPEKIKQAAESISKTADKIAKIIKSLRSFSREGEQDPFEFVSAKTLVEETLEFCKTRFYNYGVELFLSDIDEDLEIECRIIQIEQVLLNLLNNSFDATQKSEEKWIRVEAKEYGDYIDIKVVDSGPRIPDDVAEKIMQPFFTTKELGKGTGLGLSISSGIMKNHKGGLFLDRAASNTTFVMRLPRLQ; this is encoded by the coding sequence ATGGCTGAAGAAAAACTTAAAAACCAAAAAACTCTTGTTGAGCAGGTGTTTGAATTCTTGCCGAGCGCCGTTTATCTATTTGATATCGAAGCTGGCACCATGGCTTGGTTTAACGAAAATGTGGCCAGTCGCTTTGGATGGACTCAAGAACAACTTCGCGCTATGGGGCAAGATTATTGGGCGACGGTGATGCACCCGGACGATTTAAGCACACTTGCGAAGTCACGGGACTATGTTGTTTCTAAAATGGCCGACGGCGAGGTTTTGCACTTCGAGTATCGCTTCAAAGATGCTTGGGGTCAGTATCACTGGATCGATGATCGTATCACTGTCTTTAAGCGAGACGAAAAGGGAAAACCTGTCAGTGTGGTCGGCATCGCGGCAGTCGTTGATGATCAGAAAGCCCATGAGACTCGCCTGTCACAAACTCTTGAAAAATTAAACCTCTCTTTATCCGCCGCAAAGATGGCAACTTTTGAATACGATCCTGAAATTCCTGAGGGAGTTTGGGATAAGCGCATGTTTGAACTTCATGGCGAAGAGCCAAATGACGATCCCTTAGAAACTTTCCGTCGCCGGGTTTTACCGGAGGACCGCGAACCTTCTTCGACACAATTCATGGAAGCTTATCGCAGTAATAATCCTGAAATTTATATTCGCTATCGCGTGCGCCATGACGACGGCTCGATTCATCACGTGAATTGTTACGGCCGAAGACAAGAAACCTCCACGGGCTCTCGTTTTTATGGTGTTGCCTGGGACTCGACACGGGAAATTCAAACAGAAGCACAAATCGAAGAAACAAAAGCTAAAATGGTATCTGCTGCCAAAATGGCAGCCCTCGGCGAAATGTCAGGCGGTATCGCGCATGAAATCAACAATCCTCTGACTGTTATTCAGGCCCGTTCCTTTCAGCTCACTCAGATGGTGGAGCAAGGAAAAATAGACCCGGAAAAAATCAAACAAGCCGCAGAAAGCATCAGCAAGACAGCAGATAAAATCGCTAAAATTATTAAATCTTTGCGCTCGTTTTCTCGCGAAGGCGAACAAGACCCATTCGAGTTTGTATCAGCCAAAACATTGGTGGAAGAAACTTTGGAGTTTTGCAAAACTCGTTTTTACAATTATGGCGTCGAACTTTTCTTATCAGATATCGATGAAGATTTAGAGATTGAGTGTCGCATTATTCAAATTGAACAAGTTTTGTTAAATCTATTAAATAACTCATTCGATGCTACTCAAAAATCCGAGGAAAAATGGATTCGGGTCGAAGCCAAAGAGTATGGGGATTATATAGATATTAAGGTCGTCGATTCGGGACCAAGAATCCCAGACGACGTTGCAGAAAAAATTATGCAGCCCTTCTTCACAACGAAGGAGCTCGGCAAAGGAACCGGCCTGGGTTTGAGTATTTCGTCAGGAATTATGAAAAACCACAAGGGTGGATTGTTCTTGGATAGAGCAGCAAGCAACACCACTTTCGTAATGCGCTTGCCTCGCCTTCAATAA
- a CDS encoding histidine phosphatase family protein has translation MRKTIYLFRHGQTDWNLLRRMQGHSDIPLNDEGRKQATVLQDFFKDNPVEIMASSDLCRAQQTASIANKNLNAPTFYSENFREVFLGDIEGMTQDEICKKHGEDNWIKWTSHEFKDFNFTYANGECAVDAIDRFQKGLQEFCEGNEFTVAGLCTHGLMLKRFLHSLRPDLQEPLPIPNCVVYRIHWSPEKGFEFNP, from the coding sequence ATGAGAAAAACCATTTATCTTTTCAGACATGGACAAACTGATTGGAATCTTCTTCGCCGTATGCAAGGGCACTCCGATATTCCACTCAATGATGAAGGTCGAAAACAGGCGACAGTACTCCAAGACTTCTTTAAGGACAACCCTGTCGAGATCATGGCCAGCAGTGATCTTTGCCGTGCTCAGCAGACAGCGTCTATAGCTAATAAAAATTTAAATGCGCCCACTTTTTATTCTGAAAATTTCCGCGAAGTATTTTTAGGTGACATCGAGGGTATGACCCAAGATGAAATCTGCAAGAAACATGGTGAGGATAACTGGATTAAATGGACCTCTCATGAATTTAAGGATTTTAATTTTACTTATGCAAACGGCGAGTGCGCGGTTGATGCCATTGACCGCTTTCAAAAAGGCTTGCAAGAATTCTGCGAAGGTAATGAGTTTACAGTGGCGGGACTCTGTACTCATGGGCTCATGCTTAAAAGGTTCTTGCACTCATTAAGACCTGATTTGCAAGAACCATTGCCAATCCCAAACTGTGTGGTTTACCGCATTCATTGGAGCCCTGAAAAGGGCTTTGAGTTCAATCCATAA
- a CDS encoding EI24 domain-containing protein, whose protein sequence is MHKIIKTFRQSFESLFSSRLLLLTFLPPILAVVAVFAVFFFFWGSWTMALDGFLQGLWPFQWLHDFKGAEGYFDAIAAVLLVLLFVPACFLFALILVSIFVLPLALKWIAEKDFPHLEKKRGGSLIGSLWNTLYATALFIFWFTVTLPLWLVPMGPMLVPLTLTSWLNKRVFLYDVLQDYASEEERQLIEKNEANPLFGMGMILGFFSYIPFALFFIPVFAAICYTYYGLNSLTVLRSKKS, encoded by the coding sequence ATGCACAAGATAATCAAAACTTTCAGACAGTCTTTTGAATCTTTGTTTAGCTCTCGCCTTTTGCTTCTGACATTTCTCCCCCCGATCCTAGCGGTGGTCGCAGTCTTTGCGGTTTTCTTTTTCTTTTGGGGCAGCTGGACGATGGCGCTGGATGGCTTTCTGCAAGGGCTTTGGCCTTTTCAGTGGCTTCATGATTTTAAAGGAGCCGAGGGTTATTTTGATGCCATCGCAGCCGTTTTATTAGTTTTACTTTTTGTTCCGGCCTGCTTTCTTTTTGCACTTATTTTAGTTTCCATATTTGTTTTACCTCTGGCTTTAAAATGGATTGCCGAAAAAGACTTTCCTCATTTGGAAAAAAAACGCGGTGGCTCGTTAATTGGAAGTCTTTGGAATACTTTGTATGCCACGGCTTTATTTATATTCTGGTTCACAGTGACTTTGCCTTTATGGTTGGTTCCCATGGGCCCGATGCTTGTGCCTTTGACCTTGACCTCGTGGTTGAATAAAAGAGTGTTTTTGTATGATGTCCTTCAAGATTATGCGAGCGAGGAAGAGCGCCAATTGATTGAAAAAAATGAGGCAAATCCTCTTTTCGGGATGGGTATGATCCTGGGATTTTTTTCCTACATCCCCTTTGCGCTCTTCTTTATCCCCGTGTTTGCAGCCATCTGTTATACCTATTACGGCTTAAACTCGCTTACAGTCCTAAGATCCAAGAAATCGTAA
- a CDS encoding Fur family transcriptional regulator, which translates to MSTKSAMLFAVSKCSQERKNIDIDTLEERVRKAGMKLTQQRSQMLKILLHHPEPISADEIFKKLGGKEAGVDLVTIYRILKKFEETLLVSRLEFGDGIARFELTLESGHHHHHVICRNCQRVEPLHICDLDQHIHMVEKMGYKQVAHRLDFFGLCSKCQ; encoded by the coding sequence TTGAGCACCAAATCGGCTATGCTTTTCGCCGTGAGCAAATGCAGTCAGGAACGTAAAAATATCGATATCGACACTCTTGAAGAAAGAGTTCGTAAAGCTGGGATGAAATTGACCCAGCAACGCAGTCAGATGCTAAAAATCCTTTTGCATCACCCAGAACCTATTTCTGCCGATGAAATTTTTAAAAAGCTGGGCGGTAAAGAAGCTGGTGTCGACCTGGTTACTATTTACCGCATCCTTAAGAAGTTTGAAGAAACTCTGCTAGTCAGTCGCCTTGAATTCGGCGACGGGATTGCCCGCTTTGAGCTCACGTTAGAGTCGGGCCACCATCACCATCACGTCATTTGCCGCAACTGCCAACGTGTTGAACCTTTGCATATCTGCGATTTAGATCAACACATTCATATGGTTGAAAAGATGGGCTATAAACAAGTTGCCCACCGTCTGGATTTCTTTGGCCTGTGCTCAAAGTGCCAGTAA
- a CDS encoding fatty acid cis/trans isomerase has product MMQFIKTVTMMLITTLSFCFVPAVAFAEISAEDIFTHKIQPLFDNRCLSCHSCFNAPCQLNLQNFEGFARGANKLNVYDGTRTKSVSPSRIWIDAKSTEEWRTKNFFTVHTSIDPEKNVFFQMLNLRAESSAPVKVQAHESQVCAANMDQFNAMKKSKPELGMPYGLPALQESELETIKSWISKGAPGPSVASEEKQKHVPAKLRSQVEMWEKYLNKQDLKQKLISRYIYEHLFLAHIYFPEESRDFFRLIRSKTSCDKPDEIATRRPNDDPEVKNFYYCLIKFPGTIVAKTHLPYEFSNQKLERFKTLFNEPIWQIKELPTYASGVAENPFITFQDIPVKSRYQFLLDDAQYHVATFIKGPVCNGSMAVNSIQEQFYTFFINPDADNMVLSKDYEKKAAPLLALPGSFGSDVEFTSAPLDLKRITDHREGYRKLRSEELIKNRPDGYVLNDIWNGDGKNDNAVLTIFRHDQNAVVMKGAVGDLSKTVFVLDYPLFERLVYNLVVNFDVFGNVGHQLLTRVYMDMIRMEAEELFLRFLPPEERLQYRRNWYQGILASAKMAYIFPPIGSAEPTGVRFTKGTQTKRQMVEKILFYHMNDQVRGIIDDINWRKVAPPDSLNIKLKATGLHKELRKISAVPAGSSTPFARYFPDIAYVMVKGKDKTRVFTLIHNKEHENISWITGESLRMAPQEDTLTVREGYWASYPNMIFQMEEKDLMIFANQVTRIKDAKSYDTLVDKWGVRRQNPKFWSYYDELQSSYLQYDRINAGYLDLTRYDL; this is encoded by the coding sequence ATGATGCAATTCATTAAGACAGTTACTATGATGCTTATTACGACGCTAAGCTTCTGTTTTGTTCCTGCAGTGGCCTTTGCGGAAATAAGCGCAGAAGACATTTTTACTCATAAGATTCAGCCTCTTTTTGACAACCGCTGCCTTTCTTGTCACAGCTGCTTCAATGCTCCTTGTCAGTTGAACTTGCAAAACTTCGAGGGTTTCGCCCGTGGAGCCAATAAACTTAATGTTTATGACGGCACTCGCACGAAAAGTGTCTCACCTTCTCGAATTTGGATCGATGCCAAATCCACCGAGGAGTGGCGAACTAAGAACTTCTTTACAGTTCATACTTCGATTGATCCTGAAAAAAATGTGTTCTTTCAGATGTTGAATTTACGGGCGGAGAGTTCCGCACCTGTTAAAGTGCAAGCTCACGAGTCACAGGTATGTGCGGCGAATATGGACCAATTTAACGCCATGAAAAAGTCTAAGCCCGAGTTAGGTATGCCTTATGGTCTGCCAGCTTTGCAGGAATCCGAACTGGAAACCATCAAGTCATGGATTTCTAAAGGTGCTCCTGGTCCAAGTGTCGCTTCGGAAGAAAAACAAAAACACGTTCCTGCAAAATTACGATCTCAAGTCGAAATGTGGGAAAAATATTTGAATAAACAGGATTTGAAGCAAAAGCTTATCAGTCGTTATATTTATGAACATTTATTTTTGGCTCATATCTATTTCCCAGAGGAATCCAGAGATTTCTTTAGGCTGATTCGCTCTAAAACGAGTTGCGATAAACCAGATGAAATCGCGACCCGTCGTCCAAATGATGATCCTGAAGTTAAGAACTTTTATTATTGCTTGATTAAATTTCCTGGCACGATCGTCGCAAAAACTCATTTGCCTTACGAGTTCTCAAATCAAAAATTGGAAAGATTTAAAACTCTTTTCAATGAGCCCATCTGGCAGATTAAAGAGCTTCCAACTTATGCTTCGGGTGTGGCTGAAAATCCCTTTATTACTTTCCAGGATATCCCTGTAAAGTCTCGCTATCAGTTTTTATTGGACGATGCTCAATATCACGTCGCAACCTTTATCAAAGGACCGGTGTGCAATGGCTCTATGGCTGTAAACTCCATTCAAGAGCAATTCTATACGTTCTTTATAAACCCCGATGCCGACAATATGGTTTTATCCAAAGACTACGAGAAAAAAGCAGCTCCCTTATTGGCGTTGCCAGGCTCCTTTGGCTCAGACGTTGAGTTCACCTCGGCACCATTGGATTTAAAGCGCATCACAGATCATCGAGAGGGCTATCGCAAACTTCGCAGTGAAGAGCTTATCAAGAACCGCCCTGACGGGTATGTCTTGAATGATATTTGGAATGGTGATGGGAAAAATGACAACGCTGTTTTGACTATTTTCCGCCACGATCAAAATGCGGTGGTGATGAAGGGAGCGGTGGGTGATCTTTCAAAAACCGTCTTTGTTTTAGATTATCCCCTGTTTGAAAGACTTGTTTATAACTTGGTGGTGAATTTCGACGTCTTTGGAAATGTGGGACATCAGCTTTTAACTCGTGTTTATATGGATATGATCCGAATGGAAGCCGAAGAATTATTTTTAAGATTCCTGCCACCAGAGGAGCGTTTGCAATACCGACGCAACTGGTACCAGGGAATTTTGGCCAGCGCCAAAATGGCCTATATATTCCCACCAATCGGCTCTGCAGAGCCGACAGGGGTGCGCTTCACCAAGGGTACGCAAACGAAACGTCAAATGGTTGAAAAGATTTTATTCTATCACATGAATGATCAAGTGCGCGGAATCATCGATGATATTAACTGGCGCAAAGTCGCTCCTCCAGACAGTTTAAATATCAAACTGAAGGCCACGGGACTTCATAAGGAACTTCGAAAAATTTCCGCAGTGCCAGCAGGTAGCAGCACGCCCTTTGCACGCTATTTCCCTGATATTGCTTATGTGATGGTGAAGGGTAAAGATAAGACGCGCGTCTTTACTCTGATCCATAACAAAGAACACGAAAATATCTCTTGGATCACAGGGGAGTCGTTACGTATGGCACCTCAAGAAGACACCCTCACTGTGCGCGAAGGATATTGGGCATCCTATCCCAATATGATTTTCCAAATGGAAGAAAAAGATCTGATGATTTTTGCGAATCAAGTGACTCGCATCAAAGACGCTAAATCCTATGATACTTTGGTTGATAAATGGGGAGTACGTCGTCAGAATCCTAAATTCTGGTCTTACTATGACGAGCTTCAAAGCTCGTATCTGCAGTATGACCGAATCAATGCAGGATATCTCGACCTAACCCGTTATGACCTTTGA
- a CDS encoding TIGR01777 family oxidoreductase, with the protein MKVLMTGATGLIGKELGKTLALQGHQIIVISRSLAKAREILPFPCEVVVGDLAQGKIEDKKLENIEAVVNLVGEPVVGQRWSEDKKKAIYQSRIIATENLIKSIPQDVRVFVGGSAIGYYGNCGDTVLKEDHPVGMDFLADICKEWERASSRAPGRKVFIRTGIVLAKQGGALDEMLFPFRAGVGGPLGDGKHWMSWIHLDDIVGLFAEALTNNDWIGPINGCAPNAVTNREFSQTLAESLGKSLGPSIPPLAIKAMFGEASEVVLSSIRGSAEKAIGLGYLFQYSNLKEALDDICAPYKNGEEVFYSEQFIPQAPEELFHFFKDPHNLESLTPPTLSFNIQSVSTPEIEQGTIINYKLKIHGIPASWKTEIDEWKPPFRFVDNQTAGPYKLWHHTHEFKPFLGGTLMVDRVRYRLPLGYLGWLAASKWVRKDVEEIFKFRRSYISRMDTPKKP; encoded by the coding sequence ATGAAAGTTCTAATGACAGGGGCGACGGGACTTATTGGTAAAGAGCTGGGAAAAACGCTTGCTTTACAAGGCCACCAGATCATCGTAATCAGCCGCAGCCTTGCGAAAGCTCGCGAGATCTTACCATTTCCTTGCGAAGTCGTCGTCGGTGATTTAGCTCAGGGAAAAATAGAAGATAAAAAATTAGAAAATATTGAAGCCGTCGTGAATCTAGTTGGCGAACCCGTGGTGGGTCAGCGATGGTCTGAAGATAAAAAGAAAGCCATCTATCAATCACGAATTATCGCAACTGAAAACCTGATCAAAAGCATCCCTCAAGATGTTAGGGTTTTTGTCGGTGGTTCAGCTATTGGGTACTACGGAAACTGCGGCGATACAGTTCTAAAAGAAGACCATCCAGTGGGTATGGATTTCTTAGCTGACATATGTAAAGAATGGGAGCGCGCCTCAAGCCGTGCTCCAGGTCGCAAAGTTTTTATTCGTACGGGAATTGTTTTGGCAAAACAAGGTGGCGCTTTGGATGAAATGCTTTTCCCATTCCGCGCCGGGGTTGGTGGTCCACTCGGAGACGGCAAGCATTGGATGAGTTGGATACACCTTGATGATATCGTAGGTTTATTTGCAGAGGCTCTTACTAATAATGATTGGATAGGGCCAATTAATGGCTGTGCTCCAAATGCGGTGACCAATCGCGAATTTTCCCAAACACTCGCGGAGTCCCTCGGAAAATCCCTCGGCCCCTCAATCCCTCCTTTGGCAATAAAAGCCATGTTTGGTGAAGCCTCGGAAGTCGTGCTTTCTAGCATTCGTGGTAGTGCCGAAAAAGCGATAGGACTTGGATATCTGTTTCAATATTCAAATTTAAAAGAAGCTCTAGATGATATCTGTGCACCCTATAAAAATGGTGAGGAAGTGTTTTACTCTGAACAGTTCATTCCTCAAGCACCTGAGGAGCTGTTTCACTTTTTCAAAGATCCCCATAATCTGGAAAGCCTTACGCCACCAACCTTAAGTTTTAATATTCAATCGGTTTCGACACCAGAAATTGAACAGGGGACGATTATTAACTATAAATTAAAAATTCACGGCATTCCTGCCAGTTGGAAAACAGAGATTGACGAGTGGAAACCGCCATTTCGTTTCGTCGATAACCAGACGGCGGGACCTTATAAATTGTGGCATCATACTCACGAATTTAAACCCTTCTTGGGAGGGACGTTGATGGTGGACCGAGTTCGCTATCGCTTGCCCTTGGGTTACCTCGGATGGCTTGCCGCGAGTAAGTGGGTGCGTAAGGATGTTGAAGAGATCTTTAAGTTTCGACGTAGTTACATCTCACGAATGGATACCCCGAAAAAACCATAG